GTGACGGCGAGCCGGTCGTCCTCGTCCACGGCATCGGTCACCGACGCGAGGCGTGGGGCGAGGTGCCGCAGCTGCTCAACGCGCGCGGCCACGACGTCTACGTCGTCGACCTGCCCGGTCACGGCGCCTCCCCGGTCCCGGCGAAGCCGTACGGGTACTCGATGGGCAGCCACGCCGAGCAGTTCGAGCGGCTCTTCGGCGAGCTCGGCATCGAGCGGCCCCACGTCGTCGGCAACTCGCTCGGTGGCGCGATGGTCCTCGAGATGGCCCACCGCGGCATCGTGCGCAGTGCGACCGCGCTCTCCCCGGCTGGCTTCTTCCCCGTGCTCCACCTGCCCAATGTCGCGGCGAACCTGCTCTTCATGAAGGGCGGCAGCCACCTGCCAGAGGCGCTGCACCGCAAGCTCAACGG
The genomic region above belongs to Janibacter limosus and contains:
- a CDS encoding alpha/beta fold hydrolase produces the protein MTSTIEYTHLAGDGEPVVLVHGIGHRREAWGEVPQLLNARGHDVYVVDLPGHGASPVPAKPYGYSMGSHAEQFERLFGELGIERPHVVGNSLGGAMVLEMAHRGIVRSATALSPAGFFPVLHLPNVAANLLFMKGGSHLPEALHRKLNGFEWFRKLAFRSLYTHPEKVSVEDAVGDTLNLRRAKGFWPHFFGATFLRTTKHVIVPTTIGWGDTDRLLLPSEAKVARERLPEATHVSLPDCGHCPQIDHPELVVDLVVATMERAADATAV